In the Paludisphaera rhizosphaerae genome, one interval contains:
- the argJ gene encoding bifunctional glutamate N-acetyltransferase/amino-acid acetyltransferase ArgJ, whose amino-acid sequence MGEASSVIVPRGFRASALKAGIKPSGGLDLALLAADVPCSAAGTFTTNRVCAAPVRWCRQIIPTDSARAIVVNAGNANAATGAQGEANVRRTAETAAELIGCDPNQVLVASTGVIGHQLPMDRLESGLRAAAPALSSSPDSFLTAAQAILTTDTRIKVVSETRGDWSLFGMAKGAAMIGPRMATMLAFLTTDARISQSSLQSILSEAVEESFNCLSVEGHTSTNDTVLLLASGLAPGDELKGHALDVFEKTLHESCQTLAQAMAADGEGSTHFITIDVEGCTDREEARTLARAVADSPLVKTAIHGADPNWGRIVSAAGYAGIPFEETELSLWINNVCVYEKGTPTAFNASALSANLRANRDVHLRLLFARGGSSIRFWTCDLTAEYVHLNADYTT is encoded by the coding sequence ATGGGTGAAGCGTCGTCGGTCATCGTTCCCCGAGGTTTCCGCGCATCGGCACTGAAGGCCGGGATCAAGCCGTCGGGGGGGCTCGACCTGGCGCTGCTGGCGGCCGACGTCCCCTGCTCCGCGGCCGGCACGTTCACGACCAACCGAGTCTGCGCCGCTCCCGTGCGATGGTGCCGTCAAATCATTCCGACGGACTCAGCGCGGGCTATCGTCGTCAATGCCGGCAACGCCAACGCGGCGACGGGAGCCCAGGGCGAGGCCAACGTCCGCCGCACCGCCGAGACCGCGGCCGAGTTGATCGGCTGCGATCCGAATCAGGTGCTCGTCGCTTCGACCGGCGTGATCGGCCATCAGCTTCCGATGGACCGACTCGAATCCGGACTCCGCGCGGCAGCCCCAGCGCTGTCCTCCAGCCCAGATTCGTTCCTCACGGCCGCGCAGGCGATTCTGACGACCGACACGCGGATCAAGGTCGTCTCAGAAACGCGAGGGGACTGGTCGCTCTTCGGCATGGCGAAGGGGGCGGCGATGATCGGGCCGCGGATGGCGACGATGCTCGCCTTCCTGACGACCGACGCCCGGATCAGCCAGTCGTCGCTCCAGTCGATCCTTTCCGAGGCCGTCGAGGAGAGCTTCAACTGCCTTTCGGTCGAGGGGCACACCAGCACCAACGACACAGTTCTTCTGCTGGCTTCGGGCCTCGCGCCGGGCGACGAGTTGAAAGGACACGCCCTCGACGTCTTCGAGAAGACCCTTCATGAATCCTGCCAGACGCTCGCTCAGGCGATGGCCGCCGACGGCGAAGGGTCGACCCACTTCATCACGATCGACGTCGAGGGCTGTACCGACCGCGAGGAGGCCCGGACCCTCGCGCGAGCCGTCGCAGACAGTCCGCTCGTCAAAACCGCGATCCACGGCGCCGACCCCAACTGGGGGCGGATCGTCTCGGCCGCCGGGTATGCGGGGATTCCCTTCGAGGAGACCGAGCTGTCCCTCTGGATCAATAACGTTTGCGTCTATGAGAAGGGGACGCCGACCGCCTTCAACGCCTCGGCCCTCTCCGCAAACCTCCGCGCCAATCGAGACGTCCACCTCCGTCTGCTCTTCGCCCGAGGCGGATCCTCGATCCGATTCTGGACGTGCGACCTGACCGCGGAGTACGTCCACCTCAACGCCGACTACACGACCTGA
- a CDS encoding CRTAC1 family protein, translating to MSRSEPRGHGPSRWRIFAVASVLAIATAGCGRGTDSTAPTPTGDSAKVSTKPTTSKPAEKLKKPSQAVSTIAGDRVSLITGPVKLSAQLESSPFRFAEVAHEWGVDFVQFSGTIGEKHFPTANGSGVGIFDYDGDGRLDLYLLTQTLLPLGTAEKGPNRLFRNLGDGRFEDVTEKSGLGYRGFSHGVIVGDLDNDGDPDVFLCNLGPNRLYRNNGDGTFEDVSARAGVDRPSWSSGGAMLDYDNDGDLDVYVANYGRWNYPEDHILIGDAEKKIWLYSSPRTITTVKHMLYRNNGDMTFTDVFDQAITVETDVVTGTKEEVDPSTGAKKVVDVVERKRIARPRDDGHGFGVVAADLNDDGLIDIYVANDMNPNFLFLNRGDGTFDDATESSGAAYDINGSAQSGMGVDAEDVDGDGLPDLFVTNFANEYDTLYQNYGKGGFMDVTSFFGLASDTVPFVSWGTALVDFDSDGWPDCFIANGHVDDNRRLLGQPIDYEEPALLFRNAEGKRFRLATRDAGPYFEKTHVGRGAAFGDIDNDGDVDIVVNDKDRPISILRNDTPTKNHWIRLKLQGTKSNRDAVGSLAIVETPKRTIYRQLKGGVSMESANDPRLIIGVGAGPIERLTLVWPSGIVSTLEKPELDREHNLVEPADGTIAMPYGQHRVKKKAVPSPGTPRP from the coding sequence GTGAGTCGATCCGAGCCGAGGGGGCATGGTCCCTCCCGGTGGCGAATCTTCGCCGTCGCGTCGGTTCTGGCGATCGCGACCGCCGGCTGTGGGAGGGGAACGGATAGCACGGCTCCAACTCCAACCGGCGATTCGGCCAAGGTCTCCACGAAACCGACGACCTCGAAGCCCGCTGAGAAGCTCAAGAAGCCTTCGCAGGCAGTCTCGACGATCGCCGGCGACCGAGTCTCACTGATCACGGGACCGGTGAAGCTCTCAGCACAACTCGAATCGAGCCCGTTCCGATTCGCCGAGGTCGCTCACGAGTGGGGCGTCGACTTCGTTCAGTTCTCGGGGACGATCGGCGAGAAGCACTTCCCGACGGCCAACGGCTCAGGGGTGGGGATTTTCGACTACGACGGCGACGGTCGGCTTGATCTCTATCTCCTCACCCAGACCTTGCTCCCACTGGGGACTGCCGAAAAAGGGCCCAACCGCCTCTTCCGAAACCTGGGTGACGGCCGCTTTGAGGATGTTACGGAGAAGTCCGGGCTGGGTTATCGCGGCTTCTCCCACGGGGTGATCGTGGGAGATCTGGACAACGACGGCGACCCGGACGTCTTCCTCTGCAATCTCGGCCCGAACCGGCTGTATCGGAACAACGGCGACGGCACGTTCGAGGACGTCTCCGCAAGGGCCGGGGTCGATCGGCCCTCATGGTCGTCCGGCGGGGCGATGCTCGACTATGACAACGACGGCGACCTCGACGTGTACGTCGCGAACTACGGGCGCTGGAATTACCCCGAGGATCACATCCTCATCGGCGACGCCGAGAAAAAGATCTGGCTGTATTCCTCGCCGCGCACGATTACCACGGTCAAGCACATGCTTTACCGCAACAACGGCGACATGACATTCACGGACGTCTTCGATCAGGCCATCACCGTTGAGACTGACGTCGTCACCGGGACGAAGGAGGAGGTCGACCCCTCGACAGGGGCGAAGAAGGTCGTCGACGTCGTCGAGAGGAAGCGGATTGCTCGTCCAAGAGACGACGGCCACGGCTTCGGGGTCGTCGCGGCCGACCTGAACGACGACGGCCTGATCGACATCTACGTCGCCAACGACATGAACCCGAACTTCCTGTTTCTCAACCGCGGCGACGGCACCTTCGACGACGCCACCGAGTCATCCGGAGCGGCCTACGACATCAACGGCTCAGCGCAGTCGGGAATGGGCGTCGATGCGGAGGACGTCGACGGCGACGGCCTTCCCGACCTGTTCGTGACCAACTTCGCCAACGAGTACGACACGCTCTACCAGAACTACGGCAAGGGCGGGTTCATGGACGTTACGTCGTTCTTCGGCCTGGCGTCCGACACCGTCCCGTTCGTGAGTTGGGGGACGGCCCTGGTCGATTTCGACTCCGACGGCTGGCCCGACTGCTTCATCGCCAACGGCCACGTGGACGACAACCGCCGCCTCCTCGGCCAGCCGATCGACTATGAGGAGCCTGCCCTGCTGTTCCGGAACGCGGAAGGCAAGCGCTTCCGGCTCGCCACGCGAGACGCCGGCCCGTACTTCGAGAAGACGCACGTCGGCCGAGGCGCGGCGTTCGGCGACATCGACAACGACGGCGACGTCGACATCGTGGTCAACGACAAGGACCGGCCGATCTCCATCCTCCGCAACGACACCCCCACCAAGAACCACTGGATCCGCCTGAAGCTTCAGGGGACCAAGAGCAATCGAGACGCCGTGGGCTCGCTGGCGATCGTCGAGACCCCGAAACGGACGATCTACCGCCAGCTCAAGGGGGGAGTCAGCATGGAATCGGCCAACGACCCACGGCTGATCATCGGCGTAGGCGCAGGGCCGATCGAGCGGCTGACGCTGGTCTGGCCTTCGGGAATCGTGTCGACTCTGGAGAAGCCCGAACTGGACCGCGAACACAATCTGGTCGAGCCCGCTGATGGGACGATCGCGATGCCCTACGGTCAGCACCGGGTCAAGAAGAAGGCCGTGCCATCCCCAGGGACGCCACGGCCGTGA